One Phragmites australis chromosome 23, lpPhrAust1.1, whole genome shotgun sequence DNA window includes the following coding sequences:
- the LOC133906072 gene encoding uncharacterized mitochondrial protein AtMg00810-like — protein MKTQFKMRDLGLLSYLGIEIQQSSGITLCQAKYTVRILEMTGMRDYNHTHTQMEEWLKLSRKSTAIEVDTTEYRRLFYSFRYLAHTRPDLSFSVRFMSLFMEWPTQEYMVAVKRIMQYVSRMINYGFHFVKEEEGQLISYRDNDLIDDIDTRKTTSGALFFYGDSLVS, from the coding sequence ATGAAGACTCAATTCAAGATGAGGGACCTCGGTTTGCTCTCCTACCTTGGGATCGAGATCCAGCAGAGCAGTGGCATCACGCTGTGCCAAGCGAAATACACTGTTCGAATCCTGGAGATGACGGGGATGAGAGACTACAATCACACTCACACCCAGATGGAGGAATGGCTCAAGCTCAGCCGCAAGAGCACGGCGATAGAAGTGGACACGACGGAATACAGGAGGCTTTTTTACAGCTTCCGCTACCTTGCCCACACACGACCGGATCTCTCCTTCAGCGTCAGGTTCATGAGTCTCTTCATGGAGTGGCCAACTCAGGAGTATATGGTGGCCGTCAAGAGGATCATGCAATATGTTTCTAGGATGATCAACTACGGTTTCCACTTTGTGAAAGAAGAGGAGGGACAACTAATTAGCTATAGGGACAATGACCTCATCGACGACATTGATACGCGGAAGACCACTTCTGGTGCTCTGTTCTTCTATGGTGACAGCCTGGTGAGTTGA
- the LOC133906459 gene encoding WPP domain-associated protein-like, whose product MEAAELLEYELQKEVTGITIRNYISGLHREFKMKLWEHQNCISTLNKNWKEKVSEMAVLRDELNGILVVVAGSEFGMHPPSHGSLEKTEDHNILKTKDDNEPHVLEKATELGEAMLEIPDFSLLKHMQSEEITNFLKSEWLKLRRQHESELHEKTEELFRMKREYAKDKASSPLRKERELEFIKSKLLQTISKLDEIVSRKENSYFDHNEHDEMFRLKDRIDSLLNENEHLRGLLADKREEVKHLSSQVLGAKSKTAQHSLSEAKLLNLIEKVRDELEDLKIERHLTNLLDSSIFREVFDNYENQICDMNQEGSFLKELLIEKDDQLSIIYEDRQKLKYENNQLVSIAGSTLIQHHDQVNLVNDELLMFREKVCEQELLILESKSEYNSMKRCLYEALQQIHVCKQEIHGLTENLTSMSVALEEAKEQNASLDATIWEMKKTSAGCIDSRRVQTGHLEFDLAIMEKLSKAYSDFERRLSETMKRNETRLTSIICQFNPLVQQVAVLKKKEFWYKQILEIKCSNLRKAEAEVDILGDEVDTLLSVLGKIYIALDHYSPVLKHYPGVTEILRLVQKVLKGESI is encoded by the exons ATGGAGGCGGCCGAACTC TTGGAGTATGAACTGCAGAAAGAGGTCACTGGCATCACGATCAGAAACTACATTAGCGGTTTGCATCGCGAGTTTAAGATGAAGCTATGGGAGCATCAGAACTGCATTAGCACCTTGAACAAGAACTGGAAGGAAAAGGTTTCCGAGATGGCGGTGCTGCGAGATGAACTTAATGGTATCTTGGTTGTTGTAGCGGGTTCAGAATTCGGTATGCATCCTCCTTCCCACGGTAGTCTGGAAAAAACAGAAGACCATAACATTCTGAAGACGAAAGATGACAATGAGCCTCATGTATTGGAGAAAGCTACTGAGTTGGGTGAGGCCATGCTTGAGATCCCAGATTTTTCCCTCTTGAAGCACATGCAAAGCGAAGAAATCACGAATTTTCTCAAGTCAGAATGGCTAAAATTGCGAAGACAGCATGAGTCCGAACTGCATGAGAAGACAGAAGAGCTGTTCAGAATGAAAAGGGAGTATGCAAAAGATAAAGCTTCGTCGCCTCTTAGGAAAGAAAGAGAGCTTGAGTTCATAAAATCAAAGTTGCTTCAGACTATTTCCAAACTGGATGAGATAGTCTCGAGGAAAGAGAACTCTTATTTTGACCATAATGAGCATGACGAGATGTTCAGATTGAAGGACAGGATCGATTCTTTACTTAATGAAAATGAACATCTTCGAGGTTTGCTGGCCGATAAAAGAGAGGAGGTGAAGCACCTCTCTTCTCAAGTACTGGGTGCAAAGAGCAAAACGGCTCAGCATTCATTGTCAGAGGCAAAACTCTTGAATCTTATTGAGAAGGTTAGAGATGAACTTGAAGATTTAAAGATTGAGAGGCACTTGACCAATTTATTGGATTCATCTATATTCAGGGAAGTTTTTGATAATTATGAGAATCAGATTTGTGATATGAATCAGGAGGGGTCTTTCCTCAAAGAGTTGCTTATAGAAAAAGATGACCAGCTAAGTATTATATATGAAGATAGACAGAAGCTCAAGTATGAAAATAACCAACTTGTATCAATTGCGGGGTCAACATTAATACAACACCATGATCAAGTCAACTTGGTTAACGATGAGCTTTTGATGTTTAGGGAGAAAGTATGTGAGCAAGAACTGCTGATATTAGAGTCAAAGAGCGAGTATAATTCAATGAAAAGATGTTTGTACGAGGCTTTGCAGCAAATCCATGTATGCAAGCAAGAAATACATGGGCTGACTGAAAACTTAACTTCTATGTCTGTTGCTTTGGAGGAAGCCAAAGAACAGAACGCTTCACTTGACGCCACTATTTGGGAAATGAAGAAAACATCAGCAGGATGCATTGACAGTCGTAGGGTACAAACTGGACACCTAGAGTTTGACCTTGCTATTATGGAGAAGTTGTCTAAAGCATATAGTGATTTTGAAAGAAGATTATCTGAAACTATGAAAAGAAATGAAACAAG GTTGACTAGTATAATTTGTCAGTTTAACCCACTGGTGCAGCAAGTTGCTGtcttaaagaaaaaagaattctggtATAAGCAAATACTCGAGATTAAATGTTCAAATCTTCGGAAAGCTGAAGCCGAG GTTGACatacttggcgatgaggttgaCACCCTTCTAAGTGTTCTGGGAAAAATCTATATAGCACTTGATCATTATTCTCCAGTTTTGAAGCATTACCCTGGG GTTACAGAGATTTTGAGGCTTGTGCAGAAGGTGTTGAAAGGAGAAAGCATTTAG